A single genomic interval of Nitratidesulfovibrio sp. SRB-5 harbors:
- a CDS encoding SDR family NAD(P)-dependent oxidoreductase, protein MTATVATTRAISAPSASRGGIVCITGATAGFGAATARRFAAEGWRIIATGRRHDRLDALVTELGDGNCLPLCFDVRDGDAVQAAFGNLPEAWRAVDVLVNNAGLALGLEPAHRCSMDDWMNMVDTNIKGLLHVTRALLPGMVERGRGHVVNMGSITGSYAYPGANVYGGTKAFVMQFSRGLRADLHGTGVRVTNIEPGLAESEFSVVRFGGDADRAAKLYEGASALRPEDIADTIAWAVSCPAHVNVNRIEVMPTSQSFGALPVHRA, encoded by the coding sequence ATGACCGCCACAGTTGCCACCACCCGCGCCATTTCCGCCCCATCTGCCTCACGCGGGGGCATCGTCTGCATCACCGGGGCCACCGCCGGGTTCGGCGCGGCCACTGCCCGCCGCTTCGCCGCCGAAGGCTGGCGCATCATCGCCACCGGGCGTCGCCATGACCGGCTGGATGCGCTGGTCACGGAACTGGGCGACGGCAACTGCCTGCCGCTGTGCTTCGACGTGCGCGACGGCGATGCGGTGCAGGCCGCATTTGGGAACCTGCCCGAGGCGTGGCGCGCCGTGGACGTGCTGGTGAACAACGCGGGCCTGGCACTGGGGCTGGAACCCGCCCACCGTTGCAGCATGGACGACTGGATGAACATGGTGGACACCAACATCAAGGGGCTGCTGCACGTCACCCGCGCCCTGCTGCCTGGCATGGTGGAGCGGGGGCGCGGCCACGTGGTCAACATGGGGTCCATCACCGGCTCCTATGCCTACCCCGGGGCCAACGTGTATGGTGGCACCAAGGCCTTCGTGATGCAGTTTTCGCGCGGCCTGCGGGCAGACCTGCACGGCACGGGCGTGCGGGTGACCAACATCGAGCCGGGGCTTGCGGAAAGCGAGTTTTCCGTGGTGCGCTTTGGCGGTGATGCCGACCGCGCCGCCAAACTGTACGAAGGCGCATCCGCCCTGCGCCCGGAAGACATTGCCGACACCATCGCTTGGGCCGTGTCCTGTCCTGCGCACGTCAACGTGAACCGCATCGAGGTCATGCCCACCAGCCAGTCCTTCGGCGCGCTGCCCGTGCACCGCGCCTGA
- a CDS encoding (Fe-S)-binding protein produces MAHTFTYPRDVKTVYYFGTCLVDMSFPQAGMAGIHLLRRAGVEVVFPQEQSCCGQPAYNSGFLEEAKAVARAQIKAFSRADWPIVVPSGSCAGMMRHHYPEMFANDPEYFDVRKFSERVFELGDFLHNALHVRYEDKGKPVKVTWHSSCHAMREMGATAAAKALIGQLSNVELVEIEREYECCGFGGTFSIKQPEISAAMVADKIEDIRATGASAILSGDCGCLMNIGGAMEHKGVPVAPRHLAEFIWERING; encoded by the coding sequence ATGGCCCATACCTTCACCTATCCCCGCGACGTGAAAACCGTCTATTACTTCGGCACCTGCCTCGTGGACATGTCGTTCCCGCAGGCGGGCATGGCAGGCATCCACCTGCTGCGCCGCGCCGGGGTGGAAGTGGTCTTTCCGCAGGAACAGTCGTGCTGCGGCCAGCCCGCGTACAATTCCGGCTTTCTTGAAGAAGCCAAGGCCGTTGCCAGGGCGCAGATCAAGGCGTTCTCCAGGGCAGACTGGCCCATCGTGGTGCCCTCTGGCTCGTGCGCGGGCATGATGCGCCACCATTACCCGGAAATGTTCGCCAACGACCCGGAATACTTCGACGTGCGCAAGTTTTCCGAACGGGTCTTCGAACTGGGCGACTTTCTGCACAACGCCCTGCACGTGCGCTACGAGGACAAGGGCAAGCCGGTGAAGGTAACCTGGCATTCCTCGTGCCACGCCATGCGCGAAATGGGGGCCACGGCTGCCGCCAAGGCGCTCATCGGCCAGCTGTCCAACGTGGAACTGGTGGAGATAGAACGCGAATACGAATGCTGCGGCTTTGGCGGCACCTTCTCCATCAAGCAGCCGGAAATCTCCGCCGCCATGGTGGCGGACAAGATCGAGGACATCCGCGCCACCGGCGCCTCGGCCATCCTTTCCGGCGACTGCGGCTGTCTGATGAACATCGGCGGGGCCATGGAGCACAAGGGCGTGCCCGTGGCGCCCCGCCACCTTGCCGAATTCATATGGGAGCGCATCAATGGGTAG